AAACTTTAACTTCTTCTTTTTTAGACGGTTTGCATAAAATCACCAATGCAACAATAACAATCACCAAACCGCAAAGCATTAAAACTGTTGGAATTTCAAAGTAACAAATAATACCAAATATTAATGCTGCAATAGGTTCACATCCAGACAATAATATTGATGCCACCCCTGATTCCACATAATTTAAAGCTGTTGTTAAACAAATATATGGCAAAGCAAATGAAATAAATGAATGCAATATTAAAAACAACACATTTGAAAGCTGATTAACATTAACATAATGATTTATCTGTCCAAAATTTGTAAAAGGGAGCAATAAAATTACAATCAATATTAAAGAATAAAATAAAATACAGTAAGTATGACATCCCTTATTGATTACTTTTGTTGAATCTAATGTATAAACCGCACAAAATATTGCAGCTCCAACACCGCCTAAAACACCGATTAATGAAATTGAACCTATACTGCTTTCTAAAAATCCACTAGCCAAAATACATCCTACAATTGCCAAAAACATCGACCCTATTTTTTTAACAGTTATTTTTTCACCTAATGTAAAATAAGCGCCGATTATAACAAATATCGGAGAGGTACCCAGCAATACTGCTGCAAGAGACAAATGAATTGAATTCATAGCCTCATTATAACAAAGATTTAATCCTACAATACTAATGGCTGCAATGATAAAATAAGGCAAATACTCTTTTTTGATTTTAAATAATGATTTGTCAGTCAGCAACACGCAAACAAACATTACCACAGCAGCTATTGAAAATCTTAAAAACAGCAATGTTGTTGGATCAATCCCATTTTCAGTTAAAGTTCTGACAAAAATCCCACTTGATCCAAACATTATTCCTGCTAAAGCAGGCAATAAAAAATAAATATTTTTCATAATACTTTTCCTTAATTTTTCGTACACCGATAATTTTTATCAAAACTTCTATTAAAAAGTATGTTCCATAAAAAATTTTAGAAATTATTAAATAAAACAATACAAATAATTTATATTACTTATAAAAGGTGATAAGTATGCCAGAAACAGATTATTTAAAAATACCTCAAAATAGAATTGGGGCACTAATTGGAAACAAAGGAGATGTAAAAAAATCAATTGAAAAGGCTACTGAAACAATCTTAGATATTGATAGTGAAGACGGAACTGTTTACATCACCCCACAAGAAAACATGAGCGACCCACTTGGCGTATGGAATGCAAATCACATTGTAAAAGCAGTAGCTCGTGGATTTAATCCTGAAGTTGCTCTTAAATTAGTTGATGATGATATTTATTTAGAAGTCATAAAATTGCCATTATATATTGGAAAATCTAAAAATGCACTTTCTAGATACAAAGGGAGAATAATTGGGCAAAATGGAAAAACACGTGAAATAATTATGGATATGGCTGAAGTACAAATGGCCATATACGGAAAAACTGTTTCATTAATCGGTGAAATGGATAATATCATGATAGCTAAAGAAGCTATTGAAATGATTCTAAAAGGATCAAGACACAAATCAGTTTATTCTTTTTTA
This genomic stretch from Methanobrevibacter smithii ATCC 35061 harbors:
- a CDS encoding KH domain-containing protein; translation: MPETDYLKIPQNRIGALIGNKGDVKKSIEKATETILDIDSEDGTVYITPQENMSDPLGVWNANHIVKAVARGFNPEVALKLVDDDIYLEVIKLPLYIGKSKNALSRYKGRIIGQNGKTREIIMDMAEVQMAIYGKTVSLIGEMDNIMIAKEAIEMILKGSRHKSVYSFLERKKDELKLKEFKDLVGIKDDEIEFKDGIEFDEEMMK
- a CDS encoding DMT family transporter produces the protein MKNIYFLLPALAGIMFGSSGIFVRTLTENGIDPTTLLFLRFSIAAVVMFVCVLLTDKSLFKIKKEYLPYFIIAAISIVGLNLCYNEAMNSIHLSLAAVLLGTSPIFVIIGAYFTLGEKITVKKIGSMFLAIVGCILASGFLESSIGSISLIGVLGGVGAAIFCAVYTLDSTKVINKGCHTYCILFYSLILIVILLLPFTNFGQINHYVNVNQLSNVLFLILHSFISFALPYICLTTALNYVESGVASILLSGCEPIAALIFGIICYFEIPTVLMLCGLVIVIVALVILCKPSKKEEVKV